A window of the Fusarium poae strain DAOMC 252244 chromosome 3, whole genome shotgun sequence genome harbors these coding sequences:
- the MT2 gene encoding Sphingolipid C9-methyltransferase 2 (TransMembrane:3 (i56-72o84-105i172-189o)), with the protein MAEKSGVTGLDFEFVKTPAFPKPDFDKLEDVGVPTTRYPAIKNAPLPADGSGADTFNNYVLISLLTIVPWWFSWKVGGGFKTTLFFALIIDLPMLAVWWLTISAISPRKNEKVRLPNRGVEHYLEFKKEADRAKYRGTNKIPMETFYEMYFDGDVDFKGDCLEVMEQRHDWVSFRFTIGLIKFFLFGMMPEVIMHTRSQDEEQVRDHYDRGDDFYGWFLGPRMIYTSGIISDINREETLEELQDNKLTVVCEKIGLTKGDTMLDIGCGWGTLARFASEQYGANVTGVTLGRNQTAWGNSSMRKVGIPEEQSRIVCKDYRDIPVPEGGYKKITSLEMSEHVGIRHFSSFLKQVHDMLDDDGVFFLQYAGIRKAWQYEDLTWGLFMNKYIFPGADASTPLGWVVDKLEGTGFEIKHIDTIGVHYSATLWRWYRNWMSNRDKVEAKYGKRWFRIWEFFLAYSTIISRQGSATCFQITLVKNINSTHRIDGVETQFNLHGALDNCRADLQSWAARNNVKTPSELL; encoded by the exons ATGGCAGAAAAATCAGGCGTAACCGGCCTCGACTTCGAGTTCGTTAAAACTCCCGCCTTTCCCAAGCCTGACTttgacaagcttgaggatgttgGTGTTCCTACTACCAGG TACCCTGCCATCAAGAACGCTCCTCTTCCCGCCGATGGCTCTGGTGCCGACACCTTCAACAACTATGTCCTAATCTCCCTCCTGACCATCGTCCCCTGGTGGTTCAGCTGGAAGGTCGGCGGTGGCTTCAAGACAACCCTGTTCTTCGCCCTCATTATCGATCTTCCCATGCTCGCTGTCTGGTGGTTGACCATTTCCGCCATCAGCCCTCGCAAGAATGAGAAGGTTCGCCTTCCTAACCGTGGTGTCGAGCACTACCTTGAATTCAAGAAGGAGGCCGACCGTGCCAAGTACCGTGGCACCAACAAGATTCCCATGGAGACTTTCTACGAAATGTACTTTGACGGCGATGTTGATTTCAAGGGTGACTGCCTTGAGGTTATGGAGCAGCGCCACGACTGGGTCAGCTTCCGTTTCACTATTGGCCTTATCAAGTTCTTCCTGTTCGGCATGATGCCCGAGGTTATCATGCACACTCGTTCTCAGG ACGAGGAGCAGGTCCGCGACCACTACGACCGCGGTGATGATTTCTATGGCTGGTTCCTTGGCCCTCGCATGATTTACACTTCTGGCATCATCTCCGACATCAACCGCGAGGAGACCCTTGAGGAACTCCAGGACAACAAGCTCACCGTTGTTTGCGAGAAGATCGGTCTCACCAAGGGCGACACCATGCTCGACATTGGCTGTGGTTGGGGTACTCTGGCCCGCTTCGCTAGCGAGCAGTATGGTGCCAACGTCACTGGTGTCACTCTCGGCCGTAACCAGACCGCTTGGGGCAACAGCAGCATGCGCAAGGTTGGTATCCCCGAGGAGCAGAGCCGAATTGTCTGCAAGGACTACCGAGATATTCCCGTTCCCGAGGGTGGCTACAAGAAGATCACCAGTCTCGAGATGTCTGAGCACGTTGGTATCCGTCACTTCTCCAGCTTCCTTAAGCAGGTTCACGACATGCTCGACGACGATGGTGTTTTCTTCCTCCAATACGCTGGTATCCGTAAGGCTTGGCAGTACGAGGATTTGACCTGGGGTCTTTTCATGAACAAGTACATCTTCCCTGGTGCTGACGCTTCTACTCCTCTGGGCTGGGTTGTCGATAAGCTCGAGGGTACCGGTTTCGAGATCAAGCACATTGATACTATCGGTGTTCACTACTCGGCCACCCTCTGGAGATGGTACCGCAACTGGATGTCCAACCGCGACAAGGTCGAGGCCAAGTACGGTAAACGGTGGTTCCGCATCTGGGAGTTCTTCCTTGCCTACTCTACCATCATCTCCCGCCAGGGCAGTGCTACTTGCTTCCAAATCACTCtcgtcaagaacatcaacTCTACTCACCGtattgatggtgttgagacCCAATTCAACCTTCATGGCGCTCTTGACAACTGCCGTGCTGACCTCCAGTCTTGGGCCGCCAGGAACAACGTCAAGACTCCCTCTGAGCTTCTGTAA
- a CDS encoding hypothetical protein (TransMembrane:1 (i49-69o)), translating into MSYTATESRHTPNLQLLENIYTAENQYGIWAASKPRGKRVRDLGVSMKYFTRFGFAICLVPLRATWSLAFRLRNGASA; encoded by the exons ATGTCGTACACAGCTACTGAGTCTA GGCATACTCCCAATTTACAACTTCTCGAGAACATTTACACTGCCGAGAATCAATACGGAATATGGGCAGCATCAAAGCCAAGAGGGAAACGTGTGCGTGATCTGGGTGTGTCCATGAAATACTTTACCCGATTCGGCTTTGCCATTTGTTTGGTTCCTTTACGAGCAACATGGAGTTTAGCATTTCGCTTAAGGAATGGCGCTTCAGCTTGA
- a CDS encoding hypothetical protein (SECRETED:SignalP(1-18)~TransMembrane:1 (n4-13c18/19o187-210i)) → MHYTSIFIAAAGASVAAAQDYAPPPQDYAPPASPDTTTLTSTTTQVVTLTQCNPTVTDCPLRTQTSTEVVVTTSTAEPEVPAETTTSVYVAPTTYEPVVNTTSHHEVPTIVNTPTIVNTPTIITTKKAPLPKTTYYPAGNTTVKAGPTAPVSHSTKLPVPTSNGTPEKPGYEAPPASPEAPSSVPTAGASGLIASSGFLGAAMVAAMVALF, encoded by the coding sequence ATGCACTACACCAGCATCTTCATTGCCGCCGCTGGCGCCTCAGTCGCCGCTGCTCAGGATTACGCCCCTCCTCCTCAGGACTACGCTCCTCCTGCTTCCCCGGATACCACTACCCTCACCTCGACCACTACCCAGGTTGTCACTCTCACCCAGTGCAACCCTACAGTGACCGACTGCCCTCTGCGCACCCAAACCTCTACTGAGGTCGTTGTTACTACCTCTACCGCTGAGCCTGAGGTTCCTGCTGAGACTACCACCTCTGTCTACGTTGCTCCTACTACCTACGAGCCCGTTGTCAACACAACCAGTCACCACGAGGTCCCTACTATTGTCAACACCCCTACCATTGTCAACACTCCTACCATTATCACCACCAAGAAGGCACCTCTTCCCAAGACCACTTACTACCCTGCCGGTAACACAACCGTCAAGGCTGGTCCTACTGCTCCCGTTTCTCACTCCACCAAGCTGCCTGTCCCTACCAGCAACGGTACCCCCGAGAAGCCTGGCTACGAGGCTCCTCCTGCCTCTCCTGAGGCTCCTTCAAGCGTCCCCACCGCCGGTGCCAGCGGTCTTATCGCCTCTTCTGGCTTCCTCGGTGCCGCTATGGTCGCCGCCATGGTTGCTCTCTTCTAG